A single region of the Aptenodytes patagonicus chromosome 7, bAptPat1.pri.cur, whole genome shotgun sequence genome encodes:
- the LOC143163596 gene encoding kelch domain-containing protein 1-like: MLCSLVSSLPRHSATLLKNKLLIFGGRRTSLYLSDMHILDLGFMEYTPVPLLAGQPSARCFHAALAVSDQKVLISGGCNAKGALQDAFVFHLDTLSWSTVIHHDFCSVPRAGHTLLDLTPAHLMDVDKENKEEHYLHTVLVFGGSNCAGTFYNSTVKIQLDLG; the protein is encoded by the exons ATGCTTTGTTCACTTGTTTCTTCTCTGCCCAGGCACTCAGCTACTTTACTGAAGAACAAGCTGCTGATTTTTGGGGGTCGGAGGACTTCTCTCTACCTCAGTGACATGCACATCCTGGATCTGG GTTTTATGGAGTACACACCAGTCCCCCTCCTCGCAGGACAGCCTTCCGCACGTTG TTTTCATGCAGCTCTGGCTGTGTCGGACCAGAAGGTTCTGATCAGTGGAGGCTGCAATGCCAAGGGAGCCCTGCAGGATGCCTTTGTCTTCCACCTAG ATACTCTTTCATGGAGCACAGTGATCCACCATGACTTCTGCTCTGTGCCCCGAGCTGGCCACACATTGCTTGACCTGACTCCTGCCCACCTGATGGATGTGGACAAGGAGAACAAAGAGGAGCATTACCTGCACACGGTGTTGGTCTTTGGGGGCTCCAACTGTGCCGGGACCTTTTACAACAGCACAGTCAAGATCCAGCTGGACCTAGGATAA
- the LOC143162950 gene encoding uncharacterized protein LOC143162950 encodes MLPACGRAPPRPGGNAQERGLAFYVVWALREPPRRLGSQSSKMGFQAWLPLPLPKQLVVFGLGDWSCYSPDTSIAVDVLVSPGIAPQQIGTLEPARRSLVWEGDWRTDIFMASLKEMDKGNSVKLVLTVNGQLLRGVSSSTPARPFLVPETTQSPVLPADDMPLGQDLEDPTVVKSQSSEVTARASRPGRKDVRPPLRTLAIPCALKPPSGRVEASEAWRKSLVHTKKPRKVLFEPTASEGDLDEEDLAVEELQGSPSPRWCHAMCLSDLGTAVLIGGEGVDQQSCKDAVWKLEIG; translated from the exons ATGCTGCCCGCCTGCGGCCGGGCCCCACCGAGGCCGGGGGGCAACGCGCAGGAGCGCGGCCTCGCCTTCTACGTGGTGTGGGCGCTACGGGAGCCGCCGCGGCGGCTCGGCAG CCAGTCCAGCAAGATGGGTTTCCAGGCTTGGCTGCCCCTGCCGTTGCCAAAGCAGCTGGTGGTGTTCGGGCTGGGAGACTGGAGCTGTTACTCTCCGGACACAAGCATCGCGGTGGACGTGCTGGTGTCCCCGGGCATTGCGCCGCAGCAGATTGGCACGCTGGAGCCTGCCCGCAG GTCTCTGGTGTGGGAAGGTGACTGGAGGACAGATATTTTCATGGCCTCGTTGAAAGAGATGGACAAAGGCAACTCTGTGAAGCTTGTCCTGACTGTCAATGGACAG CTGCTCCGAGGTGTCTCCAGCAGTACGCCTGCCCGCCCCTTCCTCGTCCCAGAGACCACCCAgtcaccagtgctcccagcagaTGATATGCCCCTTGGCCAGGATCTGGAGGATCCTACTGTG GTTAAGAGTCAGAGTTCAGAGGTGACTGCTAGAGCATCCAGGCCTGGGAGGAAGGACGTCCGCCCACCACTGAGGACCCTGGCGATACCCTGTGCCCTGaagccaccatctggcagggtgGAAGCCAGTGAGGCCTGGAGGAAGAGTCTTGTCCACACCAAGAAGCCCAGGAAAGTTTTATTTGAACCCACAGCATCTGAGGGAGATCTCGATGAAGAAG ATCTGGCGGTGGAGGAGTTGCAAG gcagtCCCAGCCCACGGTGGTGCCATGCCATGTGCCTCAGTGACCTGGGGACAGCTGTTCTGATCGGTGGAGAAGGTGTCGATCAGCAGTCCTGCAAGGATGCAGTCTGGAAGCTGGAAATTG GCTAA